The genomic region AGGCTATTTATTCTCTGGtgtcaaaattaatgaaaaaggactaaataacaaaatgttataaTTACTTTTTATATCTTATCCTTTTTATCTTATTTTAGACCCTTCCCTACACCTACCCATGGAAAATATACTACTTTAAATTGTTTTTCTCAAATAGTGCACGTGTTCTACctcctttttcaataattacaataatgtgGATGGGACCCCATTCCAATCAAGGTTCAATGGAGAGGTCAAGACAATAACAATGTTAATAATTATGGAACAGTCATATACAGTCTCAaatttacatttgaaaatcagagtacaaaataatttggaaaatacaAAATAGATCAAAAAAATACAAGTACCGTACATTAAATTTAAAGAATCCAATCTAGTTCTAACAACCTTATCTCTAGAAGCCCTAATATTTTGATTTAGTACTTATTATTACAGGTCAGAGGCGAGCATCAGTTAGTTTAAAAATGACTAGGCTATTATAGCCTACTAAAGTATTCATACCAATCAATATCACTCAATAGGCCATATTGTGCAATGCATCATATTTTATCATGCTCTGACCTCTTTCCAAGAGTCCCAAGAGGTCCCAATTGATGCGGATTATCTATGATACTTTACTCTACTGCActtgcaaatattattcaagtataaGAAGATGTGACAATGCACTACAGTCAAAACTGAATATTGGGGTCTGAGCCTAAGAACCCATATTCAAGAACAATAGTACATtacatagataaataaaatagtagTACAAAAATAGATTGCGAATTCTATTCATGAACCTATTATTTTATGAAACCTGAGAATTCTATGCATGAGCCTACTATTTTTTGTAACTCACAGGTGTGGGGAAGTTATGAACAACCTTAATTCAGCAATCAGagcaatatataaaaaattaaggaCATAAATAATCAAGTAGGTATGATGACTGGAGTGATTTTATCCCAGTTGCTTCTACCCAAACTTATAAACAATGAATTGATCAGAAAGCAAATCAAAAACTACAATTCTAAACTCACTCACAGTAACAACATCATGAGTACTTGGGAACGAAAAATCACATTTATTTGGCTCGGGATTTCCCAAAGTGAACAGTTCAGCATCTCGTTTCCAGTCCAAAACATGTAGTGTATTGTCAAATAGAGAGCAACTCACAGAAATATTCTCAAACACAGTGTACAATTTTTTCGTCAAGATGAAACTGTAAGCCATTCTCCTGAAGCAAGAGTCAAAATTCTATAActgtttttcagaaattctttgacaaaaatgaaatcatcataggcataatttattgtacaaggCTTGGATGAATCATACTTAGGAAAATAGATGATGGCATAACTCTGTTTATCGTGTACTAGGATGTAGTTATGGTGCATTTTAATACTAAGAAAAATGAAGCGCTTGTTTGAATGCAGATCCTGCACTCGGCAAACAAGAGAGGTAAAAGTGTGTTTGAGTGTACTGTTTGCATCATTTGTCAAGTTGTGAATTTCAATTCCAGATTTTATTCCAGCATTGAATGATTAGGCAACCATTGCATAAACTTATCTTTTGTACAGAGGATTTATTGCACTTGGATTGATTCATGTTGACTCATATTGATTCATGTGACTGTTTGCACCAAACTTTCAGGTAATCCTATTGTTGATACGACAATGTGTTCTCTGTCCGTTGTGAAAGAACTGTCATTTGGAATGGCATGATTGTCTTTTTCAAAAGTTTCGACTTCACTATTCGACCCCAGGGTGGCATTATAGTATTTCACAGTTCCGAAAGATTCCAGCCATTCATGACACAAACATTCTGTATGTTGTATGGGGgatgaatttcaaatagaaaatctATCGTTTTTCTTAACTCTGCATCAATACGtatcaaacaaaaatgaaacgGGATACGAGTTCCTTTTTTGGCCATAAATACAGGGTAAAAGAGGCActgatcatgattaaaatttgacgGAAGTACTTCTATAGTAGGAACCTGGGCACACTCAAAATCATCACTGATTGACAAACGATGGACAGAGTATATTCCATTTTCccaattatattttagttgTGCATATTGCCTTTGTGTGTAAATTTTGATTGCCCTACTCCACATCTGACTAACATCGCTACAATATTCCAGATCACTCGCTGTTAGATGTGACAAGATCATATCTGTCAATTCTTGTGGGAAGGAAGCTACAAAATCCATTGTCTCCAAAGTAATCTTGTCAAAAAAAGATAATTATCTCATAAAACTGATGTAGGTAGAtgcaaaaatattatgatttaatagaaaaggCAGTGCAAGGAGTATAATGGGCACTAAGGATCTAGGCTTGAGGTTAGGTAATGAAGCCATTCTGTGAGACGAGACAAGCTACAGTTTCAATCTAGTTCCAGACCAGAGTATTTGGATGAGATTTTGTAGATCTTAACTGTTTTTGAATGGAGATGACTTCAAGCTGTATGTAGCACAACAGGACGACACAATACTTCACCTCTAAACTTTCCACAACAAAACATTACAACAGTCTATCCATTTAATGGAAATGAGAGCCAAGCTGAATAGAGACATATAAGAGTGACAAATCAGCAGTAAAGCATTAAGTTATTATGACTAACGAAATTTCGATTAAGGATTCCTCGTTTTTTAAGAACATTGGTACGAGTTGTTGAGATCTAAGTTACGTTTTGGTGGAGAGAAAAGCACATTTATCAATAGCCCTCCACATCTCATGAAGAAGAAAAGTGTATGAGAAAATAAAACCACAATTGACAAACCATTCAATACAGATATACAGCCACCAAAGTAGCAcagatcaaattattattccagaaTATAAGACATTCAGAAGATTTGGAGTAGTAGGCCCACTACTGTCATATACAATTAGAGTAAAAAAATACCTAAAaacctatattattaaattcacAGAATCAACAGCAAACCAGAGTTATCCTCCACTTCAGCCAAACTTGAATACTACTACTTGATTGGAAGAGGTATCAACAATTACAATTCTCATCTCAGTCACACTAGCAACGACATATTCGTCACTTATTTGATCAGGGATTGCCAAAGTAAGCAGTTGGGTATTCCTTTCCCAGTCAAAAACTTGAAGTGCTTTGTCAGACAGATTGCGAATCACAGCAATATTATCAAACACAGTCCACAGTTTTACGGCGTTATATGGAATGTCTGACCACTTTCCTGTGACTAGATTCAATATTCTGTATTTATGTTTGAAAACTTCTTTAACAACTATATAATCATCATGTGCACGTTGAATTTCACGAGGAAAAAATGAGTCATACTTGTGGGAAAAGATGATGGAGTAACTCTGTTTACTGATTACTTGGATGAATTTGTAACCACATTTGAAAATCAGGTAAATGAAATGCCTGTTTGAATGCAGGCTTTCAACTCCTCCATCAACAGAGAGAGTGTATTTGAGTGTGGACCCATTGTTTCTTTTCAAGTTGTGAATTTCAATTACAGAATTAGGCTCAGCATCGAATGAGTTCGAGATGACCAGACAACCATCAAATAAACTAATATGCTGTGAATAAAAGGCATGGTACTTCTGCTCGAATTTTAGTTCAAGAGTATGTATACACCAAGCTTTCACATATCGCTTATTATTTGAAACAGCTATGTAGTTTCTATCCATTTTCGGGGAAATAGATCTACCAATAATGTGATCCGTATTCCATCTATCAATAGTTTTCATTTCAGTGTTAGGCGCTAGTAAGGCATTGTAGTAATGCAATGCTGCTAAAGATTTATCAAAACTAATCCAAATTATAGATCCTCCCATGATACATAATTCATTTATGTGATCGAAACCAGTGTattgaaaatgattgattgtCTTCCTCAACTCTGCATCAATTTGAActacagaaaaataaattggtTGTCTAACTCCTTTTTCGGTCGCATATGCAAAGAAGTAGGGGCATTGGTCAT from Nilaparvata lugens isolate BPH chromosome 11, ASM1435652v1, whole genome shotgun sequence harbors:
- the LOC111047758 gene encoding uncharacterized protein LOC111047758 isoform X6 → MAEQLDVGRAEPELDKESIQSGSGSCVFNQSEESSGGHVSALVKTASPEPISFESMDFVGSFPEEVTDMILSLLSSNDLEKCSSVSQLWSSTIKRFQKRQISRLKSNWENGKYSVHCFPISNEFSYLKVFGVVDELASNYPYDQCPYFFAYATEKGVRQPIYFSVVQIDAELRKTINHFQYTGFDHINELCIMGGSIIWISFDKSLAALHYYNALLAPNTEMKTIDRWNTDHIIGRSISPKMDRNYIAVSNNKRYVKAWCIHTLELKFEQKYHAFYSQHISLFDGCLVISNSFDAEPNSVIEIHNLKRNNGSTLKYTLSVDGGVESLHSNRHFIYLIFKCGYKFIQVISKQSYSIIFSHKYDSFFPREIQRAHDDYIVVKEVFKHKYRILNLVTGKWSDIPYNAVKLWTVFDNIAVIRNLSDKALQVFDWERNTQLLTLAIPDQISDEYVVASVTEMRIVIVDTSSNQVVVFKFG
- the LOC111047758 gene encoding uncharacterized protein LOC111047758 isoform X4 codes for the protein MAEQLDVGRAEPELDKESIQSGSGSCVFNQSEESSGGHVSALVKTASPEPITLESMAFVGYFPEELTYMIWSLLSANDLESCSSVCRLWRSSIKHFQISFESMDFVGSFPEEVTDMILSLLSSNDLEKCSSVSQLWSSTIKRFQKRQISRLKSNWENGKYSVHCFPISNEFSYLKVFGVVDELASNYPYDQCPYFFAYATEKGVRQPIYFSVVQIDAELRKTINHFQYTGFDHINELCIMGGSIIWISFDKSLAALHYYNALLAPNTEMKTIDRWNTDHIIGRSISPKMDRNYIAVSNNKRYVKAWCIHTLELKFEQKYHAFYSQHISLFDGCLVISNSFDAEPNSVIEIHNLKRNNGSTLKYTLSVDGGVESLHSNRHFIYLIFKCGYKFIQVISKQSYSIIFSHKYDSFFPREIQRAHDDYIVVKEVFKHKYRILNLVTGKWSDIPYNAVKLWTVFDNIAVIRNLSDKALQVFDWERNTQLLTLAIPDQISDEYVVASVTEMRIVIVDTSSNQVVVFKFG
- the LOC111047758 gene encoding uncharacterized protein LOC111047758 isoform X3 yields the protein MAEQLDVGRAEPELDKESIQSGSGSCVFNQSEESSGGHVSALVKTASPEPTCVKMAKQSEPELDKEPIQSVSGSCVFDQSEESSGGHVSALVETASPEPISFESMDFVGSFPEEVTDMILSLLSSNDLEKCSSVSQLWSSTIKRFQKRQISRLKSNWENGKYSVHCFPISNEFSYLKVFGVVDELASNYPYDQCPYFFAYATEKGVRQPIYFSVVQIDAELRKTINHFQYTGFDHINELCIMGGSIIWISFDKSLAALHYYNALLAPNTEMKTIDRWNTDHIIGRSISPKMDRNYIAVSNNKRYVKAWCIHTLELKFEQKYHAFYSQHISLFDGCLVISNSFDAEPNSVIEIHNLKRNNGSTLKYTLSVDGGVESLHSNRHFIYLIFKCGYKFIQVISKQSYSIIFSHKYDSFFPREIQRAHDDYIVVKEVFKHKYRILNLVTGKWSDIPYNAVKLWTVFDNIAVIRNLSDKALQVFDWERNTQLLTLAIPDQISDEYVVASVTEMRIVIVDTSSNQVVVFKFG
- the LOC111047758 gene encoding uncharacterized protein LOC111047758 isoform X1 — translated: MAEQLDVGRAEPELDKESIQSGSGSCVFNQSEESSGGHVSALVKTASPEPTCVKMAKQSEPELDKEPIQSVSGSCVFDQSEESSGGHVSALVETASPEPITLESMAFVGYFPEELTYMIWSLLSANDLESCSSVCRLWRSSIKHFQISFESMDFVGSFPEEVTDMILSLLSSNDLEKCSSVSQLWSSTIKRFQKRQISRLKSNWENGKYSVHCFPISNEFSYLKVFGVVDELASNYPYDQCPYFFAYATEKGVRQPIYFSVVQIDAELRKTINHFQYTGFDHINELCIMGGSIIWISFDKSLAALHYYNALLAPNTEMKTIDRWNTDHIIGRSISPKMDRNYIAVSNNKRYVKAWCIHTLELKFEQKYHAFYSQHISLFDGCLVISNSFDAEPNSVIEIHNLKRNNGSTLKYTLSVDGGVESLHSNRHFIYLIFKCGYKFIQVISKQSYSIIFSHKYDSFFPREIQRAHDDYIVVKEVFKHKYRILNLVTGKWSDIPYNAVKLWTVFDNIAVIRNLSDKALQVFDWERNTQLLTLAIPDQISDEYVVASVTEMRIVIVDTSSNQVVVFKFG